From the genome of Astyanax mexicanus isolate ESR-SI-001 chromosome 3, AstMex3_surface, whole genome shotgun sequence:
aagtgaattattgtttactgtttatgattacactgcaattgacatttaataataaaacattcaagctatattttgtttgcatttgggaGTTCTTAGAAGAGGAACAGATTGTAAAAATCGTATTGAACCGAATCGTATCGTAtcgtgacataatttgaggtatcgtacattatcgtatcgctgaataaaataatcataatgaatcttgtgattttcacccctagataatccacctgcagaaagtggcaaacctgcaaatagatagcttacagttgttgttgcattgtttggtttttaatggtttttaatgattttttcatcaatgtatagaagtgtttcataaaatagtttgatgaaatggtttcataagtatttttatagggtgattgaaaaggctgttttatttgtttctctatttgttaactggaaagaaaaataaaacaataatatgcaatatctggttgctacattcattcaggcttaaaaaacgacaatattgtaagtaatccaaagtaatcagattacgttactcacttgaagtaatgtaactgattacgttacaaattacattttgagtgatgtaatcagtaatctgtaagggattacattttaaaagtaaccttcccaacactgccgaTAGCGCTCCGAGTTACCGGAATGCTCGGAGTTCCTCGGGTGGGCCACCATTACACACTCTGCTGTCTTCCACCAAGAGATGCTGACGGACAAGTTTGCAAGCACACCACACCAAAGTACTGACTGAAGTATTTCTTCAGTAAAAGATAAGAGATCCACACACGCACAGGCCTgcaccttttattattttattcttttgttttgctgttttttttttttagaagtgtaTTAAaagcagaggcggtctttgcatagaggcattgctaggcaactgccttgggcccctcccactgcagcccactgtaagGGCCCcggactagctgcaaacttcccatatgcctgcagctggtaattggggccctttggacagtaattcacagatagtgcgttcataaatggtgattcttgtatgtttaaaatggaaacaaagacaacacaataaattacaaagaaatacagttcagtccacaccccctctctttcccgttaaaatggaatattccattcatgccatgtggccatgccgtgAATGCTAATGcgcggaattaaggtgaaattaagtgtacaagtgggttgtgagcaaAGCCATGAAGCaccacttgctacaaaaagaaaaaaagaaggaagaggctaaactaaaaacagatgctcttccaaaactgataagcttttttttattaataaaatacgaaaaatatttaaaatgaataaaaagttcatataaaaaaaattcatataaaataaaaactcatttaaaacacaatcaaaagctatctaatagtgcacagaataatatcagtttcagttagtttcagtttcaaataattgaaacagctcaccaaaacctctacCTATCCTTTATagttgacaatatttgattactttacaggtcctcaatcatcttaattttagttgtaatattatttttagcctcgcgctgaatttagCTCTGTGCTgccttttaataccatatattttaattcacttgataggaccttatttatttaaacgttttttttttaaatcgcaatgccgcgcgcgctttcctCTTGACTGACgctaactgtttgatccagctgttatattgtattatattatattaataccattttaacgtttttcgtttctatgttttgaaattcgttagattatatttttgtcaacattttgggtttatttttgtttgttatttttctaataataatacaattttcatagtttattttcaaagtaccgtgcccaacactctctgacaatgagcaagtttcctggcacaaccagcatgaatgacatgaaatgtttaaaattaatatggacatgtagaaaaacaaagacgaagacaagctgtaacctagatagaataataatataataataataataataataaataatagaataatatgccaattaggcatatttgtagcagtaggctaattaatttaagttatatacctgatttgatctttttctgtacaatccctgctaaatttttaggtgaaggagacctaaagaaggtcagtgcatgtttctggaaaaaacaaaaaagtgggtgtTACATCgtgatggttaccatccatcgcgatgttggtcataaatgaggatggacgatgatatcatccattggcacaaccctatttctcgcatattaatgttgatgggccccctagctaaattcgccttgagcccccaaattgctaagtccgccactgattAAAAGGGTATATAAAAAGTGACCGGTCACATTAGCACTgtacagacagagacagatactCTTAAGTTGTATTTTTCTTATAATCTAGTTAAGTATTATATCTAAGGTCACATTGAAGTGAGCTTACACCGGGTTTACACCAGGTTTAAATAAGTACATTCACTGTTGTTTAAGGGAAACGACTTATTTGTTTAAATCGGTTCATTTTCAAGTGTATTTGGTTTACTTGgtttaaatatcattaaattaatcattaaGAGCTCTTTATACAAATTTTATAGCTGATCTATTCTATAAGCTAAGTGTGTATGATCTATTCTACACGCTAAGGTTCTCTAAGCTAAACTACATTGTAAGAGAGTGTATATCACTTTGGTTATTTAAATTTGTTATTTGGAGTCAGTGGTTTATTATAGACTATTgaaaatctcaaagatttattcattttatcttttatatttgacatttttgtgtaatattgtattttgattaccattgagttttatatttttataatacaatCACTTTCTAAAACTGTGTCTGTGTCCACTCTATGTGTATATGGTTGGTACGGTAGTAAAGTTAGATCGGGTAAGGTTAAGCTAACTATAAACAATTGGAGCTTAACAGGTGAGAACCACACCCACGAACTCAGAATACGCTCTGTGCACGCCGGGGTGTGACGTAAATTCCGCTAAAAGGTCAGGATGGTTGTAAACATCCGGTAGCTACTGAACGCGTACGCTGAATCACTTCTCcgatctatttatttattacttttgcaCCTTTTCTACCCACCTCGTGTCCTTCTACCCACTCCTCCTCCTGTCGATTACATATCCTAAACATGACATGTAAACGCACAAAATTATCTTTTCAACAACGTACGGACAGCAGGTCTAACCACCACTGCTGTGTGCCGTTCTGCACAGCATCATCTAGGTCCAACTCTCACCTGAGCTTCCACACCTTTCCAAAGGACTCCGAATTGCAGAAACAGTGGGTTGTTAAGATCAGGAGAGATCATTTTATCATAACAAGTACTTCTCGAGTGTGCTCGCGACACTTTGTCACTGCTGATTTAATCGAGCCCCCCACTCCTGCTGGACGACGACGCCTAACACCCGGAGCTGTTCCTGTGCTTTTCCATTGGAATAACTACAATATCCCAACCGCAAGACCTGGAGTATGGGAAAGAACAGAGCGTCCACCCAACACCGAACCAACAGAGATGCCGACTGACCCTGATGACCCATGGCCGTGTCATGAACATGACTACTGTGCCAGTACTGAGCCTGCTGCCCTTGATATCTCCCTTAACGAAAACGAAGAGCTACGCGAGGAGATATCAAGGCTCAGAAAACAAGTCGAGGAGTTAACCATCAGCAGCAGGTTTGGTTTGGAGCGGTTTGCTGCCTCTGATGAAGACATACGATTCTTTACCAGGTAAATAAAAATTATCCACAGTGTCTGAGTTAGAACTATAGAGCAGTAggtctaaaacataaaaaaaatatattattaacacattattatcTGGGTAGAGAAATTTGTGTGTGGCCCAGGTACTTACCGTAGTTCTTAAATGTCTCAGATTTGAATAATGATGACAATTAAGATTAAAGGACTACATATTTACAGTGTAATGCTGAATATTGCTGGAAATTATGAAAGGCTTGTTTTCGTTATTAGAGATGATCTGAGTAATGACTGGCTAGAGCCAATAATTTCAAATAGGCAAGCTAGAAAAAGATGAGGCAGGTTATGTCATCTGTAACAATGCAAGTGATGTTCAGTACAGCTCAGTGACAGTAATCAAGTAGTGCAATACATTAGATAAGAGGCATTTGACAGTGAAAAGAGACAGTATATAAGTATTGGATGTGCCTTTTTTGGTGTCTGAAATAAAGATGTGAAAGAATTAGCCTGATCAATATAACTCACATGTTCCACAGATTTGCAACTCACGCCCACCTGATGGGACTTTGGAAGCAAATAGAGCCAGCCACCCTCAACATTGTACGGGTTACAAGAGCTCAGACTGCAGTGAAGACTGATCAAGTCCCTCACTCTGCAAGTGCAACGGTAAATGTTTTCCTAGCATGTTATGTATTCATTTTAACATTAATCTTTATATCAAAATAAGTTTTGACTGCCATAATATATTTCTTGCAATAGGGTAATACATTTTCTTTCCCCCAGGTTCTTCAACCAATTGATGAGTTCTTCCTGTTCATGAACTACCTGTCATTGGGACTCATGCAAAAGGATTTGGCCCATAGATTTAGAATACACCGGTCAACTGTTAGTCGCATTGTTAACACCTGGGCCAACTTTCTTTATACTGTATTAGGAGCTGTAGATATTTGGCTAGATGGGGACACTGTGAAAGCTCACCTTCCAGAGGTGTTTCAGGAATACGCTGACACTCAAGTAATTTTAGATTGCACAGAACTGAGATGTCAGACCCCAAATTCCCTTCTCCTCCAGAGCGAGGTGTTTTCCACTTATAAATCACACTGTACATTTAAAGGGTTGATTGGAATAGCCCCTCATGGTGCAGTGACCTTTGTATCTTCTCTTTATCAAGGTGCCATCAGTGATAAGGAGATCTTAAAGCAGTCTGGCATTGTGCCCCTCCTTGACTCATCTATGGCCATTATGGTAGACAAGGGTTTCCTTGTTGAAGACTGCGTACCATGCAGAGTGCACATACCCACTTTTTTGGCAAAGAGAGCTCAACTGTCTAGGTCTGAGATCAGACAGACCCAGTCCATTGCAAGACTGAGAGTCCATGTTGAGCGTGTGATCCGCAGGGTCAAAGAACATAAAATATTCAGCACAGTGATCCCCCTTTCAATCACAGGCAGCATAAACCAACTTTTTGCTGTTGCCTGCCTTTTGGTGAATTATCAAAATGGTCCCTTGGTGAAAGCTTGGGCAAGCAATTGCTAATCTCAATACAGATCATACATATGATAATGTAATGTGAatgtacagggccatctcaaaaaattagaatatctttgaaaagttactttatttcagcaattcagttaaaatgttgaactcatattatatagatgtattacacacagagtgatctattttaagtgtttatttttttattggtgattatggcttaaagccaatgaaacccaaaaatcagtgtctcagaaaattagaatattacataagaccaattgatacttttggcagtgtgggcagtttgctaagtcctcctggaaaatgaaatccgtgtctccataaaagctgtcagcagagggaagcatcaagtgctgtaagattttgtgggaaaacactgcactgactttagacgtaataataaaacacagtggatcaacaccagcaggtgacatgcatctccaaaccatcactgattgtagaaacttcacactagacctcaagcagcttgggctgtgtgtctctccactcttcctccagactctgatctcttaatttacaaatgaaatgtaaaatttactgatgatcagtgatggccCTGTAATGTGAATAGTTCTGTGTAGTTACCTGTATTTTCTCAAACCAAAAAATGAACCCTTCAGGtcatgtaaaatactgtaaataatgctttaattttatatgttaaaaacacaacatttttacttttactgtatatGCAAAAATGAAATGACAG
Proteins encoded in this window:
- the LOC125799354 gene encoding uncharacterized protein LOC125799354; protein product: MTCKRTKLSFQQRTDSRSNHHCCVPFCTASSRSNSHLSFHTFPKDSELQKQWVVKIRRDHFIITSTSRVCSRHFVTADLIEPPTPAGRRRLTPGAVPVLFHWNNYNIPTARPGVWERTERPPNTEPTEMPTDPDDPWPCHEHDYCASTEPAALDISLNENEELREEISRLRKQVEELTISSRFGLERFAASDEDIRFFTRFATHAHLMGLWKQIEPATLNIVRVTRAQTAVKTDQVPHSASATVLQPIDEFFLFMNYLSLGLMQKDLAHRFRIHRSTVSRIVNTWANFLYTVLGAVDIWLDGDTVKAHLPEVFQEYADTQVILDCTELRCQTPNSLLLQSEVFSTYKSHCTFKGLIGIAPHGAVTFVSSLYQGAISDKEILKQSGIVPLLDSSMAIMVDKGFLVEDCVPCRVHIPTFLAKRAQLSRSEIRQTQSIARLRVHVERVIRRVKEHKIFSTVIPLSITGSINQLFAVACLLVNYQNGPLVKAWASNC